CATTAATGCTAATAAAAAGTAATGGTAAAAAACATTGGACAACCGGTATATCTTCTAGAATAATGTCTTATTCTATAGTATTTATTATAATAGCGGCATGTATGTTTGTTGGGTTATCCTTTGAAACCTATATAACGCCTAATATAATTAAGGCAATTGCTTAGGAGGGGATTGTGATAACTTTTGATAGAGAAAACAGAATTCATTGAATTTATTATTTTAGCTATGAAATGTTTTTTAATTCTAATTTTTTTAGGAATTATACTTCCAAAATTAGTGGATTATTCAATTTATTTTTTTATTACTAAGTCAGAGGTTCATAATAACAGCATTTTAGTATATAATGTACTTAAGATAGATAAACGAATTATTTATAATTTTATATATTTATTTAAATTAGCTACCAGCTAATCTATTTTTATAAATTTTGGGAGAATTTTTATGAGCGATTTAGTAAATGGTTATATTAATTATATTAGCAATAAAAAATTGAGTTCTAATACTCTTGATGCCTATACAAGAGATATAAAAAAATTTCACGAGTTTGTTATGAGTAAAAAGGAAAATATAGAAGAAGTAGATGTAGTAATTGTAATGGCTTATGTGCAGAATTTAAAGAAAGAAGGTAAAGCAAATTCATCTGTTATACGAAATATAGTTTCTATAAGAAATTTCTATAAGTATTTGATAAATATGGGTAAAATTGATGTGAACCCTGTAATACAATATCAATCTCCTAAAATAAAAAGAAGATTACCAGCAATTTTAACGGTTGAAGAAGTAGATAAACTTTTATCTATGCCGGATTGTGAAACCAATAAGGGAATTAGAGATAAGTGTATGCTTGAAATAATGTATGCTACAGGCATAAAGGTAACAGAGCTTTTGAATCTTACCATATATGATGTAGATACTAAACTTTCCTATATTAAATGCAAAGGATTAAAGGGAAAAGAGAGGATAATACCTATAGGGTCTTATGGAATAAAATGGATTGGGAAATATTTAAAAGTAAGGTCACAACTAAATTTAAATAATTTGGACTTTTTATATTTTAATCTTCAGGGAAATAAAATGACAAGACAGGGTTTTTGGAAGATAGTAAAGCATTATGCAGAGGAAGCTCAAATTGACAAACCTATAAATTCTTATACTATAAGACATTCTTTTGCAGTGCATTTATTGCAAAATGGTGCGGATATAAAGACAATTCAAGAATTACTGGGACACAGTGATTTATCTACAACCCAAATTTATTCAGGTATATATAAAAAGAGTAAAATTGCAGAAATATATAAAAAAGCACATCCTAGAGCCTAGTATATAATAGTGATTTGCTTTTTATATTTTAGATAAAGATGATAGCTGATTTTTATATATTCTGTAGATAGGAGAGAAAATTTATGAATAGGGTTATATTGGTAGTACTTGATAGCGTTGGAATAGGAGAAATGTCGGATTCAAAGTTGTATGGAGATGATGGAAGTAATACTTTGGGTAATATAGGGAAAAGCATTGGGGGACTAAAACTTCCTAATATGGAAAAGCTTGGCCTTGGAAATATAAATTCTATTGAGGGAGTAAAAAGAATTCACGATCCTATTGGTAACTTTGGTAAATGTGCCGAACTGTCAAATGGAAAGGATACTGTTACAGGTCACTGGGAGATATCTGGAGTAGTACTAAAGAAACCTTTAAAGACTTATCCTGAAGGCTTTCCAATAGAAATTATTAGGGAATTTCAAAATAAAATAGGAAGAAAGATCCTTGGTAATAAAGTAGCTTCCGGTACGGAAATTATTAAAGAACTTGGGGAGGAACATGTGAAAACAGGTTATCCTATAATATATACTTCTGCAGACAGCGTGTTTCAAATTGCAGCTCATGAAGAGGTAATTCCTCTTTCAAAGTTATATGATATGTGTAAAATAGCAAGGAATATGTTTACAGGAGAAAATTTAGTGGGAAGAATAATAGCAAGACCTTTTTTGGGTATTAAAGGTAATTATACTAGAACCTCAAATAGACGAGATTTTGCACTAGATCCTTTTGATAAGACTATGTTAGATTACATAGAAGAAGATAAATTAAGTGTTATGGCAGTAGGAAAAATAGAGGATATATTTAATGGAAAGGGAATAACTGAAGCCGTTCACATAAAAAATAATAATGAAGGAATAGACAAAACTATTGAGTATATGAAAAGTGAAAAAAACGGATTAATATTTACAAATTTAGTAGATTTTGATATGCTCTATGGACATAGAAATGATATAAAGGGCTATGCTGATGCATTAATGAAATTTGATAAGAGGCTTCCTGAAATAATGGAGGTTATGAAAAAAGAAGATGTTTTAATTATAACTGCAGATCATGGCTGCGATCCTACAACTAGAAGTACAGATCACTCCCGGGAATATATACCACTACTTGTATATGGTAAATCTATAAAGAATTCTGTAAATATAGGTATGAGACAGTGCTTTTGTGATATAGGCAAAACTGTTTTAGATATATTGAAAATTGATAATAATTTATATGGAAAGAGTTTTAAAGAAAAGTTAATTTAGGAGAAAAGGTATATGGATAATAATACTATAATTAAAAGTGTAGAATATATAAGAGGAATTACTGATATAGTGCCTAAAATAGGCATAATACTTGGTTCTGGTCTTGGAGAAATAGCAGAAGATATCGAAAATAAGATTATAATAAAATACAGTGATATTCCCAATATGCCTATATCTACAGTAAAAGGGCATGCAGGTCAATTTGTAATAGGTGAATTTTCAGGAAAAAATGTTATAATTATGCAGGGGAGATTCCATTATTATGAAGGCAATTCCATGGAACTTTTGGCATTGCCTATTTACATTATGAAATATTTAGGGGTGGAAAATTTAATTGTAACCAATGCTGCCGGGGGAGTAAATACTAATTTTGTTCCTGGAGATTTAATGTTAATCAAGGATCATATAAATTTTGTATTTAATAACCCTCTTATAGGAAAAAATCATGAGAAAATAGGATCAAGATTTCCAGATATGTCCTGTGCCTATAGTGAAAAGTTAATAGATATAGCAAAAGAAGTTTCAAATAATTTAAATATAAATATTAAAGAGGGAGTCTATTTAATGATGACGGGTCCTTGCTATGAAACCCCTGCAGAAATTAGAATGATCAGAATATTAGGTGGAGATGCGGTTGGAATGTCTACAGTTCCAGAGGTAATTGCAGCTAATCATTGCAATCTAGAAGTACTGGGCATTTCCTGCATTACAAATATGGCGGCAGGAATATTAAATAAACCATTAGACCATGCGGAGGTAATGGAAATTTCCTATAAAGTCAAAGATAATTTTAAAAAGCTTATAAATGATATAGTAGGAGAAATATGATTTTATATTGTAGAGCTGAATATAGAAAATAAAATTAAAATAATTTATAGTAGGACTTTTAATATTATGTGAGGTGCGTTATATGGATATTTTACAGGAGATCAATAAGGCTAAGGAGTACATATTAAATTTATATAATAAAAAAATAGATGCTGCCATAATACTTGGTACAGGTTTAGGGAGTATAGTAGATGAGGTAGAGAATAAATTGGTAATAGCATATAAAGACATACCGGAATTCCCAGTATCTACGGTAGCTGGTCATGCAGGAGAATTAATAATTGGAAAGATTAATAAAAAATCTGTGATTATAATGAACGGAAGATTTCACTACTATGAAGGTTATTCTATGGATACAGTAACTTTTGGAGTAAGAGTAATAAATGCACTTGGTATAAAAGATATAATTATAACAAATGCTGCAGGTGGCATGAATCCTCATTTTAAAGCGGGAGATTTAATGATTATAGAAGATCATATTAATTTTATGGGTACAAATCCTCTCATAGGTAAAAATTATGAAGAGCTGGGACCAAGATTTCCGGATATGTCTGAAGCTTATAATAGTGAACTTATTGTATTAACAGAAAAGAGTGCAAAAGAATTAGGATATGAAATTAAAAAGGGTGTTTATGCTGCTGTTACAGGTCCTAATTATGAAACACCGGCGGAACTTAGAATGCTTAGAACATTAGGAGGGGATGCCGTTGGAATGTCTACAGTTCCAGAAGTTATAGCAGCTAACCATATGTCTATGAGAGTTCTCGGAATATCTTGCATTACAGATATGGCCATAGCAGATAATTTAGAACCTTTAGATCATAGAAAGGTTTTAGAAACTGCAGCCAAAGCTCAAAATAAATTTGTTTCCATAGTAAAATCCGTAATAGAGAAAATGTAGTCAAAGGGGAAGCTAAAAATGAGAGTAGTGGATTTAATAAATAAGAAGAAAGATGGAAAAATTTTAAGTAAAGAAGAAATTCAATTTATAGTTTCAGGATATACTAATGGACATATACCAGATTATCAAATGGCGGCTTTTTTGATGGCAATATATTTTAAGGGAATGAACAGAGACGAAATATCAAATCTTACTCTTTCCTATATAGAGTCTGGAGATATTATTGATTTGTCTAGTATTGATGGTATAAAGGTAGATAAGCATTCTTCAGGAGGTGTAGGAGATAAAATTTCATTAATTGTTATTCCTTTAGTAGCTGCTCTAGGCATACCCGTTGCTAAAATGTCAGGCAGAGGACTTGGACATACAGGAGGCACTATAGATAAATTGGAGTCAATTGAAGGTTTTAATACAAATTTGGATATGAATACATTTATAGATAATGTAAATAAATATAAGATGGCCATTGCAGGTCAAACTGCTAATTTAACACCTGCGGATAAAAAGACTTATGCCTTAAGAGATGTAACAGGCAGTGTAGATAGCATACCTCTAATTGCAAGTTCTATAATGAGTAAAAAAATAGCTTCTGGGGCAGATGCCATTGTACTGGATGTAAAAGTAGGTGCGGGAGCTTTTATGAAATCTTTAGATAAGGCTAAAGAACTTGCAGAGACTATGGTAGATATAGGAAAATCTTTAAATAGAAAAACTATAGCTATAATAACTAATATGAATGAACCTCTTGGGCGTGAAGTTGGAAATGCAAATGAGGTAAGGGAGGCTATGGAGGTTTTAAAGGGAAATGGATCAGAAGATGAAACTACAGTAGCTTTAACTATAGCTTCTTACATGAGTATATTAGGTGGCGTTTTTGAGGATTTTGATTCTGCTTATATGAAACTGAAGCATATTATAAAGTCTGGAAAGGCTATAGAAAAATTTAGAGAATTCGTTAGAATTCAAGGTGGCAATACAGACATAATAGGCAATCCCGATATGCTTCCAAAGGCAAAAAATAATATTGAAATAAGAGCAAAGAAAGATGGGTATATAAAATTTATAAAAGCTGATAATATAGGTTTAGCAGCCATGTTATTAGGTGCAGGAAGAAAGAATAAAGAAGATACAATAGATTTTTCAGCAGGAATAACTGTTAATAAAAAATATGGTGAAAAAGTAAGTAAAGGGGATACAGTTTTTGTATTACATACGAATATTGAGAATTATACTGAAGCTGAAAATATAGTAAAAAATAGTTTTAGTATAAGTAAAGTAAAACCAGCAGCTATTAAATATGTATATGATATAATTAAATAAATGAATTTATGTAAGAATAATGCAGGTAATACTATTTTTTAGTGTTGCCTGCATTATTCTTATATATATGTTAAATATTAATAATAGCTTTCAGTCTGTTTTTTTACTATTATGTGATAATCTTTTTGAAGTTGGTAAAAATAATATTGTTAAAATAATTTAAGAAAGGGTGGTATATTATGATAAAAAGAAGCAGACTTATCTCTAGTGCCTTATGTGCGGCTATAATGTCTACTACACTTCTTTTTACTCCTGTATGGACAGAAGCAGAAGTATTAGAATTAGAACCGTCAGATAATAAAAATCAAAATTCTTCTAGTATAGATGTAGATGCAAAATCAGCATTATTGATAGAACCATCTACTGGTAAAGTAATTTATGAAAAAAATTCTCATGAAAAATTTGCACCTGCATCAGTAACAAAAATAATGACTATGTTAATTACCATGGAAAATGTAGATAGTGGTAAAATTAAACTTAATGACAAAGTTACAGTAAGTGAAAATGCAAAAAAAATGGGCGGAAGTTCTATGATATTGGATACAGGGGAAGTAAGAACCGTTGAAGAATTATTAAAAGGTATAGCTATAGCTTCGGGAAATGATGCTGCAGTTGCTATGGCAGAATACCTAGGTGGAAGTGAAGATGGTTTTGTAAAAAAAATGAATGAAGAAGCACAGAAGTTGGGTATGAAGGATACTCACTTTGAGAATTGTACTGGACTTAGTGCACAGGGACATCTAACAACAGCTTATGATATAGCATTGATGTCAAAAGAGTTATTAAAACATCCTCAAATACTAAAATATTCAGGAACTTATATGGAAACTATTAGTGAGGGTAGGAAGTCTCCTATAGAACTTGTTAATCACAATAAATTAGTAAGATTCTATAAAGGCTGTGATGGATTAAAGACAGGTTTTACTGATGAGGCAAAATATTGTATATCAGCTACAGCAACTAAAGATGGAGTTAGAATGCTGGCAGTTATAATGGGTG
This genomic window from Clostridium pasteurianum DSM 525 = ATCC 6013 contains:
- the xerD gene encoding site-specific tyrosine recombinase XerD — protein: MSDLVNGYINYISNKKLSSNTLDAYTRDIKKFHEFVMSKKENIEEVDVVIVMAYVQNLKKEGKANSSVIRNIVSIRNFYKYLINMGKIDVNPVIQYQSPKIKRRLPAILTVEEVDKLLSMPDCETNKGIRDKCMLEIMYATGIKVTELLNLTIYDVDTKLSYIKCKGLKGKERIIPIGSYGIKWIGKYLKVRSQLNLNNLDFLYFNLQGNKMTRQGFWKIVKHYAEEAQIDKPINSYTIRHSFAVHLLQNGADIKTIQELLGHSDLSTTQIYSGIYKKSKIAEIYKKAHPRA
- a CDS encoding phosphopentomutase yields the protein MNRVILVVLDSVGIGEMSDSKLYGDDGSNTLGNIGKSIGGLKLPNMEKLGLGNINSIEGVKRIHDPIGNFGKCAELSNGKDTVTGHWEISGVVLKKPLKTYPEGFPIEIIREFQNKIGRKILGNKVASGTEIIKELGEEHVKTGYPIIYTSADSVFQIAAHEEVIPLSKLYDMCKIARNMFTGENLVGRIIARPFLGIKGNYTRTSNRRDFALDPFDKTMLDYIEEDKLSVMAVGKIEDIFNGKGITEAVHIKNNNEGIDKTIEYMKSEKNGLIFTNLVDFDMLYGHRNDIKGYADALMKFDKRLPEIMEVMKKEDVLIITADHGCDPTTRSTDHSREYIPLLVYGKSIKNSVNIGMRQCFCDIGKTVLDILKIDNNLYGKSFKEKLI
- a CDS encoding purine-nucleoside phosphorylase — protein: MDNNTIIKSVEYIRGITDIVPKIGIILGSGLGEIAEDIENKIIIKYSDIPNMPISTVKGHAGQFVIGEFSGKNVIIMQGRFHYYEGNSMELLALPIYIMKYLGVENLIVTNAAGGVNTNFVPGDLMLIKDHINFVFNNPLIGKNHEKIGSRFPDMSCAYSEKLIDIAKEVSNNLNINIKEGVYLMMTGPCYETPAEIRMIRILGGDAVGMSTVPEVIAANHCNLEVLGISCITNMAAGILNKPLDHAEVMEISYKVKDNFKKLINDIVGEI
- a CDS encoding purine-nucleoside phosphorylase; the encoded protein is MDILQEINKAKEYILNLYNKKIDAAIILGTGLGSIVDEVENKLVIAYKDIPEFPVSTVAGHAGELIIGKINKKSVIIMNGRFHYYEGYSMDTVTFGVRVINALGIKDIIITNAAGGMNPHFKAGDLMIIEDHINFMGTNPLIGKNYEELGPRFPDMSEAYNSELIVLTEKSAKELGYEIKKGVYAAVTGPNYETPAELRMLRTLGGDAVGMSTVPEVIAANHMSMRVLGISCITDMAIADNLEPLDHRKVLETAAKAQNKFVSIVKSVIEKM
- a CDS encoding pyrimidine-nucleoside phosphorylase — encoded protein: MRVVDLINKKKDGKILSKEEIQFIVSGYTNGHIPDYQMAAFLMAIYFKGMNRDEISNLTLSYIESGDIIDLSSIDGIKVDKHSSGGVGDKISLIVIPLVAALGIPVAKMSGRGLGHTGGTIDKLESIEGFNTNLDMNTFIDNVNKYKMAIAGQTANLTPADKKTYALRDVTGSVDSIPLIASSIMSKKIASGADAIVLDVKVGAGAFMKSLDKAKELAETMVDIGKSLNRKTIAIITNMNEPLGREVGNANEVREAMEVLKGNGSEDETTVALTIASYMSILGGVFEDFDSAYMKLKHIIKSGKAIEKFREFVRIQGGNTDIIGNPDMLPKAKNNIEIRAKKDGYIKFIKADNIGLAAMLLGAGRKNKEDTIDFSAGITVNKKYGEKVSKGDTVFVLHTNIENYTEAENIVKNSFSISKVKPAAIKYVYDIIK
- a CDS encoding D-alanyl-D-alanine carboxypeptidase family protein; its protein translation is MIKRSRLISSALCAAIMSTTLLFTPVWTEAEVLELEPSDNKNQNSSSIDVDAKSALLIEPSTGKVIYEKNSHEKFAPASVTKIMTMLITMENVDSGKIKLNDKVTVSENAKKMGGSSMILDTGEVRTVEELLKGIAIASGNDAAVAMAEYLGGSEDGFVKKMNEEAQKLGMKDTHFENCTGLSAQGHLTTAYDIALMSKELLKHPQILKYSGTYMETISEGRKSPIELVNHNKLVRFYKGCDGLKTGFTDEAKYCISATATKDGVRMLAVIMGAPTYKVRNRDASMLMTYGFSKFESKKIVKKDSIVEKVNLNKKGDKFFLAKAGEDLDLVVPRDNNIKIDHKCVYNENAKGFKKGDEVGYCEFYQDGNVCGKVKLYCDRDVKKGGILSHFKYNLGRVFDNAI